Within the Bombyx mori chromosome 24, ASM3026992v2 genome, the region TGCTGGTGGCGCCGCGgggcctctaccccctcaggtcgccccttgacatTCACTGGAGGAAGCCGCCATCTACAGGGGACGGGACGtccgggcgtattcccgcctccggcccccggctcgacggcgacggatcagTGCGGAAaaggaagagctctccctctttcGTTCcgtcgcctccttctgcgagatggtggacccgcagaagtcgagcaccgccttccaggacgcgtcgctgccgagcatcgtagccacgacgggcGGCAGCGAGAAGTCCTCTCCTAGGAACGCGCGCGCGACCGCGGCGCATTGCTCGTCCaaaccagagcaacgcgccaatgtgtgttccgctgtatcttcctcgtcgcggtctgcGCAATGGTggtgcgccgtcggttcccttccggctatcttgaatAGGTACCGGctaaaacacccatggccggtcgaCATCTGGGTaagccggaaggtgagacgtccgcGGTTGCGTCCCACCCAGTGTCACGGCCCACCCAGtgccagcggggtaccctaaaACTACAACAACAATTACATCAATACGAGTTCCTTTGAGTGCATATAATGGTTAAAAATCCATGTGACATCTTTGACCCGCCTAATTAGAAAAATAACCAACTCGCTCAAAGTGGTAGTCAAACTTCTTTTAACACATCTAATTCGCTTAAGGCATAATCGATTTTACGGATGACTGagaaaatattaaactattatgtCGCTTTCTTGAAATACCTCTTTAACGATTCGGGTAGCACTGGAATTTACTTGTTattcaaacaataataaataactcatTATGAACGAGGTTACGCGTTAAAGAACCAATCTTGATTGTAACGGAtataataatcattaaaaacatacaaattcACGTAATTTTCttagtaatttgttttattgcttagatgggtggacgagctcacagcccacctggtgttaagtgattacaccGTGATGGAGGccgtagacatcacaacgtaaatgcgccacccatcttgaggtatACGTTCTAaagcctcaagtatagttacaacggctgccccacccttcaaaccgaaacgcgttactgcttcactgcagaaataagcagggtggtggtacctacctgcgcggactcacaagaggtcctaccactagtaattccgcaaattataattttgcgggtttgattttgattacacgatgttattccttcaccgtggaagtatatcgtgaacatttgttgagtacatatttcattagaaaaattggtacacgcctgagattcgaacaccggtgcatcgctcaacacgtatgcaccggacgtcttatactttaggccatgacgataTCGCTAGTGGTTCATAATCAAAAttgattttacggtttaatcttgcgaTTTTTCCTTTTAATGTCATTATAATGCATTTCAAATACTGTACAGTTTTCAAGGTCGTGAAACAATATTGTGTTTgtttcagcccactgagtttctcgccggatcttctcagtcggtggcgtttccgatccggtggtagattcggcgaaacactgctcttgctagggccagtgttagcgacactccggtttgagccccgtgagctcacctacattttagggcgaagctgaaattatagcctctcaaggctatcagcatggtaggaaaaaaagtgttTGTTATTCGTTGCCATTTAAATATAGTGCTAAATACAATCTCATGTTTTCTTGTCTTACTTGATTTGACTTACCGACCGGTGTCTAAAGCAGGAGTAATAAGTAACATATAAgcgtgtttctcgagcgctatgacatgtccttcttcaaacgaggcatgtggagagtactaagggtgggcagcggcttggctctgcccctggcattgctgaagtccatgggcgacggtaatcactcaccatcaggtcggccgtGTGGTCgcctgcctatacggcaataagaAAAAGGAACTATTTTGTATaacgttcgggaaacaccgtggaggggagctcattctgaAGCCGGATGGTAGGtagcaaaaaatacctctgaaaACACActatggatgaacgcagtggctcaaggtagtatggatgaactctactccggtggcgggcggtgcgatgataaaaacgagatgatagaatcatctcaaacaaatcctcagagcattccccatggaacatacggtacaaaatacgcttatcaaatcaaatcaaaatcaaaacaattttattcaacataaacgAAAGtatatacttgttgaacgtcaaaagaaatATTATAGCTTATAGAGTTGTTAACAATCTTAAATACATAACTTTTGCATAACAAAGTCCAAATATTCTTACTCTTCCTCATTATTATTACCAAAACATAATATAAACTGCgagttgtttattaaataatacaagTCGAGTTTACATGTCATATAAATACGTAGTCATTCGATAAGCAATATCAGTCGCGTGTCAGTTGAAGTCTTGACTCCACACATTGTGCTAGTCTTTCCTTATTTAATTCAGTGTATTGAGAGCAATTTGAggtcaatataaataaataaattgtttaaaaataaggtatgtaatttatttttagttcgcAGACAGTTAATGAGGTATCAAATCGATTTGCAAATACGCAATTTTATAGAAGGCTACTCATGTTACTTAGAAATAAATAGCACTTTTGTTATAGCTTGAGCGTAACTATAAATTATACCGTACCtcgtattattaaataatgattacatttcatttaatcacatttttagatggatggatggactttgttaatattttttgtatgccTTACGTCTATAACGGATTCAAGCCCGGTTATGACGAGGGAGAGTTTGATAAAGCAAATAAACACACAACATTTCTGCGCGAATATACTCAAGATCAACAATTTTTACTATTCGCTGGCGGAGAGAAAGAATTTAAGCGGCATCCCGGCCGACATTAGCATCCACTGGAAGACgggtaacatatttttcacGAAAATAAGCGAAGAAATGAAAATGAGCTTGCAGGTGTTACGCCCCAGCGGAGAATTCGAAACTATTAAAGTCGCCGGATTAGGTCAGTCAACTACAGTCGACAATTTAAATGACATTGTTTATTTGGCCACTGATAATGGCGTGTATAAATACAAAGACGACGGCTCGATACAGCTTTACGCGGCTTTAGGAGAGGACGTAATGTACTTGGCTGTTTCGAATGACGGCGGAACTATGTACATAGCGACGTGGCCACAGAATCGCGTTCATAAACTGTCAAATGACGGACAAAAACAGGAAATTTTCGCGCCAATACCGAACGGCCATGGTTTGACAGTTGACACTAGAAACAATATATATTTCGTTGCAACGAAAACATCGTACATCCTCAAAAACGGAGAGAGCGTACCAATTAAAATCAAAGGTCTACCGACGGATAAAATGACAGGAATTTACGTCAGTCGTTCAGATGAAGTTTACGCTATGGACGAAAATAGCAATCTGTACGTTTTGGAGCCAGAAAACGCTTCGGCCAGGCATTTGGGAACGTTTAGCGTGAACGGAGTGAATTCCTTTGCTATGGACGAGAGCGATAACATTTTGATAGGTGTCAAAAGCGCCATTTTGAAATACAAGGGTTACGAGAGGAATCCATGTCCGCAGCAAAAgtgatttcttttttcttttctattttctgTTACTAATTTTGTTTACGTTAAGAAAGGATGATGTTTATGTTTTAATGCACTGTCTTATTTGATCTTCTTTAGagttttcataatttaaattacgttGAAAACGCTTGTTGAATAATTTTGCTTTAATTCCGTGATATATCACCACTAACTCTACAACTGGATCACATTTTATTtatgcaatattataattttaatatcttgTAGCTAAAGTATAACCTTTATAATTTATTCCTATTAAATTAAGCATAAAGGCaaaagataaattttatttaatgtccATAGAGTCAACAAAAAAGGTAAACGTCACAGTCGTcgacgaaaaacaaaaaaactgacAACTACGTCTACTACAGAAGCTACTGAAGACTATGAGGAAGAATGATGAATGTGAAATGAAAAATGACAATCATTTTGATGCCAGTCTGCAAATTGATTTCAGCGCCATCTATGCAATAGTTTATGTACTTTATGAGTTTGATCCACTGAATTAGACTCAACGTAAAAATCAAAGCTTTAAAAAGGGACTGTAGTGCTCACTTTTTCTACTAGATGTCAGTTTATGCGAAACGAAgagaaaaaaattgtgaataaaaaattccaaaatgAAAGTTTTTATTCCATAGCTCAATCAAATGCGTATTttcctttaattattttattttgattaagtATGAGTGTGTGTCACAAAATCTGTGCTCAAATGAAGctttagataaataaaacaagttatTATCAATTTGCTATTTGTCATCGCATAACATTCAATAGCTATGCAATCAGCAAACTTCAAGGTAGTCGTGTTCCTAACATAAAGCACTGAAAAAGGCTGCAAGTAACCCATTAGCGAAAAAAACCCAAttcagaaaaaacaaaatttttaagaCTATCTAAATCTTGAACAGTAAGCAACGCATACTCGCGAATGCTTTCGTTTTCAAAAAAGAACCAATTTAGGAGTGCACCGCAAATTGTTGACATCTATGGCTGACGGTTTCAGattcagcccgttgagtttctcaccggatcttctaagcgggtcgcgattccgatccggtagtagattcattcgcgaaccagctactcttgagttgttagggctcccttggaggcgctcgggtagctgttagtaaatttcgccccttctggctgagcccttgctcgcgcacctgtccttgtgaaattggaaaggcctccgggccaccagtaaaccatgaatcataaaaaaaaggtttcagaTTTTTAATCAGGTGAATATGCAAGCAATTCGTTAAGCCtaaatttttcaataaactttCCATTAAATTTTGTGACATGATataggcaaaaaaataataaaaataatttattttttgtcaatTATTATGGAATTGGCtaaaaaaactcaaatttatttgtgttgcctggtttttattttaaatttatttttagattaatgAACAAATCCTCAAATCGTGAATATAGTTTGTaaaattaaacatgaatatttaaaataagagaGAGCAAATTCACTGTTTCAAAGATTTCACACATGTTGAATCATAAAGGAGAGCactattttttcaaataattcaaaatagtgtgcgttttttttctaaatatacaACACATAAATTGAtactgaagtttttatttttagtctgACAACATATGACCTTcactcttttatttatcttcCTCTCTCTCATTCAAACGATTCATTCATTCGAGATTCATTGGGTGTTATGCAGTAATGTTACAAGCATAACAATTTTCCAATATTACAGTGAACATTGTCcatcaaataattataaattcccCATTTTATCTTTATGAAAATATCGAAGGTAATGTTATTGTAAAATGGATAAAACACAAAATCTCaaaaagcgacactaaaaagaTCCAAACATATACAACTATAGGATCCAGCTTTCGAGAAAATGAGACAAGAGatgtttttaaagattttttgtatgttatacTTTTGtgtgaatacatttttttttacaaaatatttgttttgcaTTGAAGTCTAAACAACTTCcttgaaataaaagtatctaaaaaaagggtgcgtgtacctGTGTGCGCGCGTAAGaagctatactttatttttattaaatttatttcttttattttatttaaattttaatcaatttgaaaacaatCGATTAAACAGCATCCTCAAACACgtatattggacatcccttttcttgacatcgtataaattcggtaattctcggaaCAGTTCGGAAAGTTcatctgcggctatattcagactcgccaagttacgtcggtcgtattataatgagcgatttagtgggcaacttcatttctgttaattttgtgtcacggtgcgcgcgcatcgtaaaatttcactctcatcaatttttcataacgcgcctaaagaagtataacttcaaaaatctaTGAAATAAAAGCTGACGCCATTAATGATCACTAATTTGATttatcaaattgattaaaatcaattaaagtTAGAGGTAAATATTTCTCCTCGGTTCTGAGATTTGAACCTAATATTAACGGCTAATTCCAACAGGGAGAATGGTAGCTTTTAAGTCGGTAACCCTGAACGAAAATTGTCAAGTTGTCAAACGCGTCGGTAATGTGTCAGTGAGCGATTGCTGTATGGATAGTGCTGTTATAAGTGTCGTAAATGTTGTACTGCTATGTCATAATGAGAAAACGCATGCCCGACTTCATTATTATAAAGTGACGATAgtgttttaaattaagtttctttttaaaaaacagTGTTTTCATTTGTATGTCATCGGACCTTACAATATGGCGGCGGCTCGGCACAAATCACAACAGAAGAACATTTCTTCTATATTTTCGAAGTTACACGGTGCTTTCTCGGATGCCGTGTGTCCCACGAAGCTAGCGACGGACAAAAGGACACTGGACAAAACTTGGAAGTTGATGGACAAAGTAGTAAAACTATGTCAGCAtcacaaaatgaatttaaaaaatagccCGCCGTTTATTCTTGATATTTTGCCCGATACATATCAGAGGTTACGTATTATATATTCGAAATACGAGGACAACATGCAAGCGTTGAATAGTAACgaacattttaatatatttataattaatttgataaGGAAATGCAAGCAGGCTATTAAGTTGTTTAAAGAAGGGAAGGAGAAAATGTTCGAAGAGAATTCGCATTTTAGAAGGAATCTGACGAAGCTCAGTTTAGTTTTTAGTCACATGTTGAGTGAACTGAAGGCTATGTTCCCGAACGGTACCTTCGCCGGCGACCAGTTCAGGATCACGAAGAGTGACGCCGCTGACTTCTGGAGAACGAATTTCGGAAACAGGTTAGCCTAAAGACATTTTATTCACAACTCTTTATGTTCTTCTgcattaaattttctaataaaataaattagcgcTTAATGTACTCTCcactagaattttttttacaaaattaaatcacCTTACTAAAATCTAAGAAAATTAAGTTTATAGTAAACAAGCAAAAGAGACACAGTTTAATGTTAGCAGGAAACTTTAAAaaggaaaatatattatttcatattCATTTATGGATATAAATTCCAACTAATTAAACAACATTTTcaataaacattacattttttttatttaataatcaaataaagatatctacttaaatatttatcataaaaatcaTATACAATGTTTTCAATATATAATTATCTCTAGTGTTATGAGGGCTGAAAACATTCGCATGTATCacaaattaattcatttatcaAAATATCTTTGCTGCTTCTGACCTGGTAATGGATCGTTTCCCCTTAGGTAGCCATGATTACTAATAATTACTAAAGTACAAAGTGGCCAACTTTACTTGGTTCTTTTGCCAATGTGAGTACTGAGCCCATATACTTAAATTCAGGCTAAGAAATAGacataaattatattgaaaacCAAGTCAGTCGATTCTTTAATCTTGACCGGCCATGTGACTTTACTATGGTGTAGTAAGGAAAGTAGTTGCCTTGCATTTCAGATATAACATTATGTACACACTtcattatctatacattaatctatacattaatCAATATTTGATGATGGTTTGGTCTCAACAcgacaaaatatttacttctgtcactgcaatttattattaagtaaaattGTTTAGCAGTTCCCTTGACATATTCCAATTGAAATttactgtaaatatttttgatcGCTGTATACTGATTACTAAACCAACCCATTTGACTAAGATTGTTTATGTTTAACAATGTAAAAAATCAGACAGTCATCTCTCAGAAATTAACTATAATGTTTTACagtacttaatttaaaaaaatatgatttttcttCAAAACTAACTTGTGATTGCTATGTTCTGATCAATTTTAAAGTAGAGCTTACAGGAGAATAATGATACTGAGTAATTGTTCAGATAACTAGAGATAGATAGGATTTCCTACTACCCACAGTTCCTTACTCTGTAAATTCTCTGCAATAaaagttgataaataaataaagtgcgTGGGTAAGTTTAATTGAATTGACTATATACAATAACCAGAAACTCTTAAAATCTCTTTAGCACCTAAACATATATTGCATGTAGttctcaatatttaaaaattactatCAGAAATGacaatacaaaattacaatacagtacaaaataacaaaaaaggtgtgtttatatttgaacaataaaGGTTAATTTTGCTAAAATTGactaataatattgttattattattagtaaattttagcaaaataatactttaattcCAGTGGACCTGTAACATGATTTTCTCGAAACGAATCAGATAAAATACACCATATAATTACCTTTACACCTTATAATTTTTTCACTAGAAAGGAGTCATATTTTgcttttttgttgaattaaagtaaaatagtGAGTATCTAAACTAATTATTTAACCTAGAGACATACTTACTGcaaaatatcaaatttttttgGTATGGACAATACacacaattatatattttataagaaaaagGATGAACAAAATTTACTTCAATGAAAGAACTAAAATTCATCAAAATGTCCCATGACGCacagtagaaaaaaatatatatgctctaacattaatgtttttttcaaaACAGTAGATGTAAGTACTTAATGTTATCTTAACTATGACTAATCttaaatatgaatattaatgCATTTTATGTGTCCTATAGATGCTTTCATAAAAATAccttatatttaatttgaataatgaaGAAAATCACATTTAGGTTCCTtgaaataatgttgttttttttgccaTATGTTATTTTCTACTGATCTCTTGACACTGCCTCGTATTTTCGTGGAAGTCATTGAGTGaagtattcatattattatgttggttCAGCATCATGTAGCACCCATTAGCAGTATGTATGCACAGTTCTTGAGTTACAGtgtactaatattttaaatgtggcAATTATTTTGATGGCactcaattatattgttttattattatctattaatCTGAACTGGTAATCTGTTAATAGTCTTCCTAACCCAAGATTGTAGCCGCCGACTTCTAGACCTGAGGTTTAACTAccaataggtaggtaggtaatttAGGGCAAATGCTCAGAGGATTTTGACACCAATAATACGTgtatcaaatcaaaatcaaatcaaatcaaaatcaattttcctgaagatcatcaaaatcggtccagaaGTTTCCGATTATCTAGGCAAAATAAGTGCTCACACTGACTTTTATACTTATTACATTTATACAGAAGATATTGTGGGTAGTATCTACATAACGTGTTCGCGGACGAGTCTAACTTTGAAGTAATACCTAATATCGTGTAATCGTTGTCAGCAAATGGCGCATTAACGCAGGTGTAGTGCTTCTTAATAAAATGGGAGGGCGTTACCgtgtcaatatttttatttatttcgatggGTATGAAAAcgttaataaattaagaaatttaTCTCTGAACGAGCGATGGACTGGACGTAAAATATTTCTCGTAATCCACATGAAATTAGTTTACAGCACACACACACCGAGAGGCTACTTCGAATGCTAAAAATACAAACTAAATTAGGCTTTATATAAGCCACCGTTTAGTTCAGTACCGTTTTCGTGCTTGTGGTCTCGATAGAACTTTCTAGAATCGATATG harbors:
- the LOC101738524 gene encoding uncharacterized protein LOC101738524, whose amino-acid sequence is MDGWTLLIFFVCLTSITDSSPVMTRESLIKQINTQHFCANILKINNFYYSLAERKNLSGIPADISIHWKTGNIFFTKISEEMKMSLQVLRPSGEFETIKVAGLGQSTTVDNLNDIVYLATDNGVYKYKDDGSIQLYAALGEDVMYLAVSNDGGTMYIATWPQNRVHKLSNDGQKQEIFAPIPNGHGLTVDTRNNIYFVATKTSYILKNGESVPIKIKGLPTDKMTGIYVSRSDEVYAMDENSNLYVLEPENASARHLGTFSVNGVNSFAMDESDNILIGVKSAILKYKGYERNPCPQQKVNKKGKRHSRRRKTKKLTTTSTTEATEDYEEE